In Pseudomonadota bacterium, one DNA window encodes the following:
- a CDS encoding ABC transporter permease has product MGDPITFFVLMIDAMLRVSTPLILVAFAGMFAERSGVVDIGLEGKMLGAAFAAASVALVTDSAWLGLFAGIAVSVGLAMIHAFACVTHNGNQVVSGMALNIMVAGLGPVLAYSWFNQGSQTPMISEAARFKPIHLPYADRLSDVPVVGEIYSELISGHNLIVYVAMGMVPLAAWFIYRTRFGLRLRAVGENPEAVDTAGISVSGMRYRAMIVCGILCGIAGTYLAIAMNTFFVRDMTAGMGYLALAALIFGKWKPLPTLLACFLFAFVQALEARLQGVSIPGIGIVPVQAIQALPYVLTVLLLAGFVGKAVPPRASGIPYVKEK; this is encoded by the coding sequence ATGGGAGACCCCATCACTTTCTTCGTGCTCATGATCGACGCCATGCTCCGGGTTTCGACGCCGCTCATCCTGGTCGCGTTCGCCGGCATGTTCGCCGAGCGTTCGGGGGTCGTCGATATCGGTCTCGAAGGCAAGATGCTGGGCGCCGCTTTCGCCGCCGCGTCGGTCGCGCTGGTCACTGATTCGGCCTGGCTCGGCCTCTTCGCCGGCATCGCGGTTTCGGTCGGGCTCGCCATGATTCACGCTTTCGCCTGTGTTACCCATAACGGCAATCAGGTGGTCTCTGGCATGGCGCTCAACATCATGGTGGCCGGCCTCGGCCCGGTGCTGGCCTATAGCTGGTTCAATCAGGGCAGTCAGACGCCGATGATCTCAGAGGCCGCGCGCTTCAAGCCGATCCACCTGCCTTACGCCGACCGCCTTTCCGACGTGCCGGTCGTCGGCGAGATTTATAGTGAGCTTATCAGCGGCCACAATCTCATCGTTTATGTCGCGATGGGCATGGTGCCGCTCGCCGCTTGGTTTATATATCGCACCCGATTTGGGCTGCGCCTGCGCGCCGTCGGCGAGAATCCGGAAGCGGTTGATACCGCCGGCATCTCGGTGAGCGGCATGCGCTACCGAGCGATGATTGTGTGCGGCATTCTGTGCGGCATCGCCGGCACCTATCTCGCCATCGCCATGAACACGTTTTTTGTCCGCGACATGACTGCCGGCATGGGCTATCTCGCCCTCGCGGCTTTGATCTTCGGCAAATGGAAGCCGTTGCCGACGCTGCTCGCCTGTTTTCTCTTTGCCTTCGTGCAGGCGCTGGAGGCGCGCTTGCAGGGCGTAAGTATTCCCGGTATTGGCATCGTTCCGGTGCAAGCCATCCAGGCGCTGCCCTATGTCTTGACTGTCCTGCTGTTGGCTGGTTTCGTCGGCAAGGCAGTACCGCCGAGGGCGAGCGGCATCCCCTATGTGAAGGAAAAATGA
- a CDS encoding ABC transporter permease: MKGFGAPVEAPKWVTHVLVPAINLALALLVSGLLILALGEDPFEAISVLAHGAFGYPEAIGYTLFYTTNFIFTGLAVAMAFHCYLFNIGGEGQAYLGGLGAGLVGLAIGHWPTPVVLIVGILAAALFGGIWGFIPGWLQAKRGSHIVITTIMFNFIAAILMTYLMVEIFIEPGQQAAESRDFESGAFMPRVHDILARVGIHAGLSPLNLSFILALICCVAFWFFVWRTRWGYEIRTVGQNETAAVYGGILPSRAIIVAMCISGGLAGLVGVNEILGANHRLLLEFTAGYGFVGIAVALMGRNHPIGIFFAALLFGALYQGGNDLAFDMPSIKREMVVVIQGLVILFSGALENMFRPRIEALFTRRPRFAPAAE, encoded by the coding sequence ATGAAAGGCTTTGGCGCCCCCGTTGAAGCGCCAAAGTGGGTGACCCACGTGCTGGTGCCGGCGATCAATCTGGCACTGGCACTGCTTGTGTCTGGCCTGTTGATCCTCGCACTCGGCGAAGACCCTTTCGAGGCCATATCAGTGCTCGCCCATGGCGCATTCGGCTATCCGGAGGCGATCGGCTACACGCTCTTTTACACAACCAATTTCATCTTCACCGGGCTCGCCGTCGCCATGGCGTTTCACTGCTACCTGTTCAATATCGGCGGCGAGGGCCAAGCTTATCTCGGCGGCCTCGGCGCCGGGCTGGTTGGACTCGCCATCGGCCATTGGCCCACACCCGTCGTCCTCATCGTCGGTATTCTGGCGGCAGCGTTGTTCGGCGGCATTTGGGGATTTATCCCGGGCTGGCTACAGGCCAAGCGCGGCAGCCATATCGTCATAACGACGATCATGTTCAACTTTATCGCCGCCATCCTGATGACATATCTGATGGTGGAAATCTTTATCGAGCCCGGCCAGCAAGCCGCCGAAAGCCGAGATTTCGAGTCCGGCGCCTTCATGCCTCGGGTTCACGACATCCTTGCCCGAGTCGGCATCCACGCTGGCCTGTCCCCGCTCAACCTCTCTTTCATCCTGGCGTTGATATGCTGCGTGGCTTTTTGGTTTTTTGTTTGGCGCACGCGCTGGGGCTATGAAATCCGCACCGTCGGGCAGAATGAAACCGCTGCTGTCTATGGCGGCATTCTGCCGTCGCGCGCCATTATCGTCGCCATGTGCATTTCCGGCGGCCTCGCCGGGCTGGTCGGCGTCAATGAAATTCTCGGCGCGAACCACCGTTTGCTGCTGGAATTTACCGCCGGTTACGGATTCGTCGGAATCGCCGTTGCCCTGATGGGCCGTAATCATCCCATCGGCATCTTCTTCGCGGCGCTTTTGTTCGGCGCGCTTTACCAGGGCGGAAACGATCTCGCCTTCGACATGCCGAGTATCAAACGCGAAATGGTGGTGGTGATCCAAGGCCTGGTCATTCTCTTCTCCGGCGCCTTGGAAAATATGTTCCGCCCGCGTATCGAGGCCCTGTTCACGCGCCGCCCCCGCTTTGCGCCGGCAGCGGAGTAG
- a CDS encoding LLM class F420-dependent oxidoreductase: MRLGLFQGYSGPKFSVDIDAVLEAERLGFDSVWTSEAYGSDAVTPAAWILARTTRINVGTGIIQMPARTPACAAMTALTLQALSGGRFILGIGPSGPQVIEGWHGVAYGRPLTRTREYISIIRQIFAREAPVTHEGFHYQLPYTGPGASGLGKPLKSILHGDPSLKIFTAAVTPAGIRTAAEIADGMFPIFMSPERYDVFQGDVEAGFAKAGGGKGLSNFEISPIVPLSMGDDIEACRQPIRRYLALYIGGMGAPGKNFYNDYAKRLGYEEAAQKIQMLYLTGKKAEAEAEVPEALIDAIALVGPPGRIRERLSVWKDAAKEGKVSSLLLSGGSTDSLRFVAEEVL; this comes from the coding sequence ATGCGGCTTGGTTTGTTTCAGGGTTATTCAGGGCCCAAATTCTCTGTCGATATCGATGCGGTGCTTGAGGCCGAAAGGCTTGGCTTCGATTCGGTTTGGACATCGGAGGCCTATGGGTCCGATGCCGTTACGCCGGCGGCGTGGATCCTGGCGCGCACCACGCGCATCAATGTCGGCACCGGCATCATCCAGATGCCGGCACGCACCCCGGCCTGTGCGGCGATGACGGCGCTCACCCTGCAGGCACTCTCAGGCGGGCGTTTTATTCTCGGCATCGGCCCCTCAGGGCCGCAGGTGATCGAAGGCTGGCACGGCGTCGCCTATGGCCGCCCGCTCACCCGGACGCGGGAATATATATCCATCATCCGTCAGATCTTCGCTCGCGAGGCGCCCGTTACCCATGAAGGCTTTCACTATCAACTGCCCTATACCGGCCCTGGCGCGAGCGGATTGGGCAAGCCGCTCAAAAGCATTCTGCACGGCGATCCGAGTCTGAAAATCTTCACTGCCGCCGTAACGCCTGCCGGCATCCGCACCGCTGCCGAAATCGCCGACGGCATGTTTCCGATCTTCATGTCGCCTGAGCGCTATGATGTGTTTCAAGGCGATGTCGAAGCCGGATTCGCCAAGGCCGGCGGCGGCAAGGGCCTCAGCAATTTCGAAATCTCGCCAATCGTGCCGCTCTCCATGGGCGACGATATCGAAGCCTGCCGCCAGCCGATCCGGCGCTATCTCGCGCTCTACATCGGCGGCATGGGGGCGCCGGGCAAGAATTTTTACAATGATTACGCCAAACGATTGGGCTACGAAGAAGCAGCACAAAAAATTCAGATGCTGTATCTGACCGGCAAGAAAGCCGAAGCCGAAGCCGAGGTGCCCGAAGCGCTGATCGACGCCATCGCCCTTGTCGGCCCGCCCGGGCGAATTAGGGAACGCTTGTCGGTGTGGAAAGACGCCGCCAAGGAGGGCAAGGTTTCGTCGCTCCTTTTGAGCGGCGGCTCGACAGACTCCTTGCGCTTCGTCGCCGAGGAAGTCCTATAG
- a CDS encoding GFA family protein produces the protein MSDENLAGGCLCGAVRYEIEGPGEGVSHCHCEMCRKASGAAFVTWLGVAHDKFRYTQGIPASHRSSETASRSFCAACGSQLQFEYHGTHDHTHVSVGSLDQPGRVTPARHIWVHSRIPWANYADGLPEFSRET, from the coding sequence ATGAGCGATGAAAACTTGGCCGGCGGCTGCTTGTGCGGAGCGGTGCGCTATGAAATAGAAGGTCCGGGTGAGGGCGTTTCGCACTGCCATTGCGAGATGTGCCGCAAGGCCTCAGGAGCTGCCTTCGTCACCTGGCTCGGCGTAGCGCACGATAAATTCCGCTATACCCAGGGCATACCGGCAAGCCACCGTTCTTCCGAAACCGCAAGCCGGAGCTTCTGCGCCGCCTGTGGCAGCCAATTGCAATTCGAATATCACGGAACGCATGACCATACCCATGTGTCGGTCGGCAGCCTCGACCAGCCCGGTCGAGTTACGCCGGCGCGTCATATCTGGGTGCACAGCAGGATTCCCTGGGCCAATTATGCCGACGGCTTGCCGGAGTTCTCCCGCGAAACTTAG
- a CDS encoding purine-nucleoside phosphorylase: protein MAQDPHAAAEMIGAKAPGFHPQIALVLGTGIGALAEAIEDATIIDYGELPGFPRSSVEGHAGRLVLGNLSGVSVACMQGRVHLYEGQPAADLALPIRALRIAGCETIVLTNAAGSLNAEFLPGNLMMLSDHINLTGANPLIGANDERFGPRFPDMTIAYDRILRHRLAAAAEALGITLHEGVYLALLGPNFETPAEIRAFRTLGADAVGMSTVPECLVARHCGMRVAAISTLTNLAAGMTDEVLSHEQSLAVSAEAAKDLGRLLPAFLASLSPDNSG from the coding sequence ATGGCACAGGACCCGCATGCGGCAGCGGAAATGATCGGCGCTAAGGCGCCCGGCTTCCACCCTCAAATCGCGCTTGTTCTTGGAACCGGAATTGGCGCTCTCGCGGAAGCCATCGAGGACGCGACGATCATCGATTACGGCGAATTGCCGGGCTTCCCCCGCTCTTCCGTGGAAGGCCATGCGGGGCGCTTGGTGCTGGGCAACTTATCCGGCGTGTCGGTGGCCTGTATGCAGGGCCGGGTACATCTCTATGAAGGCCAGCCGGCGGCGGATTTAGCGCTGCCGATCCGCGCGCTCCGCATTGCCGGTTGCGAAACCATTGTGCTCACCAACGCCGCCGGCAGCCTTAATGCAGAATTTCTGCCCGGCAACCTGATGATGCTCTCGGATCATATAAACTTGACCGGTGCGAACCCACTCATCGGCGCCAACGATGAGCGTTTCGGGCCGCGGTTTCCGGATATGACTATCGCCTATGACCGGATACTCCGACACCGCCTTGCCGCCGCCGCCGAAGCGCTTGGCATCACCTTGCATGAAGGCGTTTATCTCGCCTTGCTAGGGCCCAATTTTGAAACCCCAGCGGAAATACGTGCCTTCCGCACGCTGGGCGCAGACGCGGTCGGCATGTCGACGGTACCGGAATGCCTGGTGGCGAGGCATTGCGGCATGCGCGTCGCCGCGATCTCGACGCTGACCAACCTCGCCGCCGGCATGACCGACGAAGTGCTCAGCCACGAGCAATCCCTCGCTGTCAGCGCCGAGGCAGCCAAGGATTTAGGCCGCCTGTTGCCGGCCTTTCTTGCAAGCCTCTCGCCCGACAACAGCGGATGA
- a CDS encoding cytidine deaminase: MSADLKDMIERAAAVRVHAHAPYSGFHVGACIRAESGQLYAGCNVENAAYPQGQCAEATAIGAMVSAGDTRIAEILVMGDGARLCTPCGGCRQRLSEFAGSKTPVHVCGPEGLRQTIPLGDLLPFAFAADNLED; this comes from the coding sequence ATGAGCGCCGACTTGAAAGATATGATCGAGCGCGCGGCGGCGGTGCGCGTGCACGCCCATGCGCCGTATTCCGGCTTTCACGTCGGCGCCTGCATCCGCGCCGAGAGCGGGCAGCTTTATGCCGGCTGCAATGTTGAAAACGCCGCCTATCCGCAAGGCCAATGCGCCGAGGCGACGGCGATCGGCGCGATGGTGAGCGCCGGCGATACCAGGATCGCGGAAATCCTGGTGATGGGCGACGGCGCACGCCTGTGCACGCCGTGCGGCGGTTGCCGTCAGCGCCTGAGCGAATTCGCTGGCTCTAAAACGCCGGTGCATGTGTGCGGCCCAGAAGGCCTGCGCCAGACGATCCCGCTCGGCGACCTGCTGCCCTTCGCATTCGCCGCCGATAACTTGGAGGATTGA
- a CDS encoding BMP family ABC transporter substrate-binding protein — MKKLFIGALAALALAIAGTFGSGAVTAEDFSPAIVFDMGGKFDKSFNEAAYNGAEKFKSESGIEYREYEVTNPSQREQAMRNMARRGATVIIAMGFAQAAAVEIVAKEFPDTKFTLIDMVVDLPNVQSVIFKEHEGSFLVGMAAALASKTGKVGFIGGMDIPLIRKFALGYVEGAKYVNADIEVYQNMTGSTPSAWNDPTKGGELARSQFDRGADVVYAAAGGTGVGVYQAAKDAGKLAIGVDSNQNYIHPGTMLTSMVKRVDVAVYDAFMSAKNGTWQGGFKVLGLAEDGVGFALDEHNRGLVSSDMEMKIEAARQDIIGGKIMVTDYMSQ; from the coding sequence ATGAAAAAATTATTTATTGGCGCGCTTGCTGCGCTTGCCCTGGCGATTGCCGGCACCTTTGGCTCGGGCGCCGTCACGGCCGAGGATTTCTCGCCGGCCATCGTCTTCGACATGGGCGGAAAATTCGACAAATCCTTTAATGAAGCCGCTTATAACGGCGCCGAAAAATTCAAAAGCGAAAGCGGCATCGAATACCGCGAATATGAAGTTACAAATCCCTCGCAGCGCGAACAGGCGATGCGCAACATGGCGCGGCGCGGCGCAACTGTCATCATAGCCATGGGTTTTGCCCAGGCGGCAGCAGTGGAAATCGTGGCGAAGGAATTTCCCGATACCAAATTCACCCTCATCGACATGGTTGTGGATTTGCCCAACGTGCAGTCCGTAATTTTCAAAGAGCATGAGGGCTCGTTCCTGGTTGGCATGGCGGCGGCACTGGCCTCGAAGACCGGCAAGGTGGGCTTCATCGGCGGTATGGACATCCCGTTGATCCGCAAATTCGCGCTGGGCTACGTCGAAGGCGCGAAATATGTGAATGCCGATATCGAGGTCTATCAGAACATGACCGGCTCGACGCCGTCGGCATGGAATGATCCGACCAAAGGCGGCGAGTTGGCGCGCAGCCAGTTCGATCGTGGCGCGGATGTGGTTTACGCGGCGGCAGGCGGCACTGGCGTCGGTGTCTATCAAGCAGCCAAGGATGCCGGCAAACTCGCCATCGGTGTCGACAGCAACCAAAACTATATTCATCCGGGCACCATGCTGACCTCGATGGTCAAGCGCGTGGATGTCGCCGTTTATGACGCTTTCATGTCAGCCAAGAACGGCACATGGCAGGGTGGATTCAAAGTTCTCGGCCTGGCCGAGGATGGTGTCGGATTTGCGCTCGATGAACATAACCGCGGTTTGGTTTCGTCCGACATGGAAATGAAAATCGAGGCGGCCCGTCAGGACATCATCGGCGGCAAGATCATGGTAACGGATTATATGTCGCAATAG
- a CDS encoding polysaccharide deacetylase family protein: MTSATDEDWPRDYIGYGANPPHAQWPGGARVAVNFNLNYECGGEANILDGDDASEGMLNDIGFPPVPGKRNPLAESAFEYGSRVGVWRVLRIFKKFDVKMSILGVATALERNPEATRAFVEGGHEIVSHGLRWIDYHFIAEAEERAHIHQAAALIQKVAGVKPIGWMTGRPGPNTRRLLIEHGGFHYDRDALNDELPYWTTVGGMPHLVIPYSYETNDNRCDQSNGFAQSDDFYQYMRDAFDLMYEEGEDRPGLLSIGLHDRLIGRPARAVGLIKLLDHMQSKGDVWFCTGADVAAHWRKTHPYQA, translated from the coding sequence ATGACTAGTGCGACGGATGAGGATTGGCCGCGGGACTATATCGGCTACGGCGCCAACCCACCGCATGCCCAATGGCCGGGCGGCGCGCGCGTCGCCGTTAATTTCAATCTCAACTACGAATGCGGCGGCGAGGCCAATATCCTCGACGGTGACGATGCCTCAGAAGGCATGCTCAACGACATCGGCTTTCCGCCGGTGCCCGGCAAACGCAATCCGCTAGCCGAATCAGCCTTTGAATATGGCTCGCGGGTTGGGGTGTGGCGGGTGCTGCGCATCTTCAAGAAATTCGACGTGAAGATGAGCATCCTCGGCGTTGCCACAGCTCTCGAACGCAACCCCGAAGCGACGCGTGCTTTCGTCGAAGGCGGCCATGAGATCGTCAGCCATGGCCTGCGCTGGATTGACTATCATTTTATTGCAGAGGCGGAGGAGCGCGCGCATATCCATCAGGCTGCCGCGCTCATTCAAAAAGTGGCCGGCGTCAAACCGATCGGCTGGATGACCGGGCGGCCAGGCCCCAATACGCGCCGTCTCCTAATCGAACATGGCGGCTTTCACTATGACCGCGACGCGCTGAACGACGAATTGCCCTATTGGACCACGGTCGGCGGCATGCCGCATCTGGTGATCCCCTATTCATACGAAACCAATGACAATCGCTGCGACCAGTCGAACGGCTTCGCCCAATCGGACGATTTTTATCAATATATGCGCGACGCGTTCGACCTGATGTATGAGGAAGGCGAGGACCGCCCAGGCCTGCTCTCAATTGGCCTACACGACCGCCTGATCGGACGACCAGCGCGCGCCGTCGGCTTGATCAAGCTGTTGGACCATATGCAGAGCAAGGGCGATGTGTGGTTTTGCACCGGCGCTGACGTCGCTGCCCATTGGCGGAAAACGCACCCCTACCAGGCGTGA
- a CDS encoding paraquat-inducible protein A yields MLKLPAVGALFAARDGNSLAAQARGADRLLGAALVAAAGLLLAGWLVPIMTVRRLIFFEDRVSVIQALEALLEQRQFLLFFTVLIFSMLLPLAKLFFALRIWRGHDVRSERFLINLTRAEVLGRWSMLDVFLMALAVAAVNLSLIADVHLHWGLYALSGGVLLSLVATTRMSAMAAKIRRSVAAELDAT; encoded by the coding sequence ATGCTCAAATTGCCCGCAGTCGGCGCGCTGTTCGCCGCGCGTGACGGAAATTCACTGGCTGCCCAGGCGCGCGGCGCCGACCGCTTGCTCGGCGCGGCACTCGTCGCTGCCGCCGGTCTTCTCCTGGCTGGCTGGCTTGTGCCGATCATGACGGTGCGCCGCCTGATCTTCTTCGAGGACCGAGTCTCCGTGATTCAGGCCCTGGAGGCGCTGCTAGAACAGCGGCAGTTCCTGCTGTTCTTCACGGTTTTGATATTTTCCATGCTCTTACCGCTCGCCAAGTTATTCTTCGCTTTACGCATCTGGCGCGGCCACGACGTGCGCAGCGAACGGTTTCTCATCAACCTCACCCGGGCGGAGGTTTTGGGGCGCTGGTCGATGCTCGACGTGTTCCTCATGGCGCTTGCTGTGGCGGCGGTCAATCTCAGCCTGATTGCTGATGTCCATCTGCATTGGGGGCTTTATGCGCTTTCAGGCGGCGTGCTGCTTTCCCTAGTGGCGACCACGCGGATGTCGGCCATGGCGGCAAAGATCCGCCGCAGCGTGGCGGCAGAATTAGACGCGACCTGA
- the deoC gene encoding deoxyribose-phosphate aldolase: MSDNVSILHASGEHRRNPGMEFELEWLEELRINTSAVERRAANIPARRTVKKEWQAAWLLKAISCIDLTTLSGDDTPGRVARLCAKARQPVRREILEALGADGLGLQVGAVCVYHAMIAPARDALAGSGIAIAAVSAGFPAGLSAPKARLLEVEESVAAGADEIDIVIDRSHALRGDWRAIYDEVRAYRQACGPAHLKTIIATGDLATLRNTAKASLVCMMAGADFIKTSTGKEATNATPAVSLVMLRMIRAYQERTGQQVGFKPAGGISTAKGVLGYQFMMKEELGRLWLEPELFRIGASSLLTDIERQLEHRAHGRYAARHRQPMA, encoded by the coding sequence ATGAGCGACAATGTCAGCATATTGCATGCATCCGGTGAGCACCGGCGCAATCCAGGCATGGAATTCGAACTCGAATGGCTTGAAGAACTGCGCATCAATACCAGCGCGGTGGAGCGGCGGGCCGCGAACATACCGGCACGGCGCACGGTCAAAAAGGAGTGGCAAGCGGCATGGCTGCTGAAGGCAATATCCTGCATCGACCTCACTACCCTCTCCGGCGACGACACACCGGGGCGGGTCGCCCGTCTGTGCGCCAAGGCGCGCCAGCCAGTGCGCCGCGAAATTCTCGAAGCGCTCGGCGCTGATGGCCTCGGCCTTCAGGTTGGGGCAGTCTGCGTCTATCACGCGATGATCGCGCCGGCGCGCGACGCCCTGGCCGGCAGCGGCATTGCCATCGCCGCCGTATCCGCCGGCTTTCCCGCCGGCCTTAGTGCCCCCAAGGCACGCCTGTTGGAAGTTGAAGAATCGGTCGCCGCCGGGGCCGATGAGATCGATATCGTGATCGACCGCAGTCATGCACTCAGGGGCGATTGGCGCGCCATTTACGATGAAGTGCGTGCCTATCGCCAGGCCTGCGGGCCGGCGCATTTGAAAACCATCATCGCCACCGGTGATCTCGCGACTTTGCGGAATACCGCCAAGGCGAGCCTGGTTTGCATGATGGCGGGCGCCGACTTCATCAAGACCTCGACCGGCAAGGAGGCAACCAACGCCACACCGGCGGTAAGCCTGGTGATGCTGCGCATGATCCGCGCCTATCAAGAACGCACCGGCCAACAGGTCGGCTTCAAGCCCGCCGGCGGCATCAGTACGGCCAAAGGGGTGCTCGGGTATCAATTCATGATGAAGGAAGAGCTTGGACGGCTATGGCTTGAGCCGGAGCTGTTCCGCATCGGCGCCTCGAGCCTGTTGACCGATATCGAGCGCCAGCTCGAGCACCGCGCACATGGGCGCTACGCCGCCCGCCACCGCCAGCCCATGGCCTAA
- a CDS encoding ABC transporter ATP-binding protein, whose translation MTASEDGRGASLSSGAAPPALELIGIEKWFGTVHANSNVSVRVAPGTIHGIIGENGAGKSTLMSIVYGYYRADSGEILVNGQSTNIKGPEHAIASGIGMVHQHFMLVDTFTVLENIVLGVETGRLLAPSLAAARGELERLERDYNLEVDPDAIVGELPVGVQQRVEILKALYRGADILILDEPTGVLTPQEVDHLFRILAALREQGKTIILITHKLREIMALTDEVTVMRGGEVVAQVDTAETTREQLAAMMVGRTVLLQVEKAEAHPGEALLEIEALNVNDRNGLPRVKNVSFSVRAGEIVGIAGVAGNGQSELLEALAGILPPKSGRIRIKGEEISGSTARGARNVRAAGVGHVPEDRQRMGLVTSFEACESGILGYHRDGKYNGKILMDYAAVVADVGRQMTEYDVRPPLPRLRTGAFSGGNQQKIVLGREMDRDPDVLLVGQPTRGVDIGAIEFIHRRLVAMRDSGKAVLLVSVELDEIMSLSDRILVMFNGEIVGEVMVGDANEQMLGLMMAGERQAAPQAAGR comes from the coding sequence ATGACGGCGTCGGAAGATGGGCGAGGAGCCTCGCTTTCTTCCGGCGCCGCACCGCCCGCGCTAGAGCTGATCGGCATCGAAAAATGGTTCGGTACCGTTCACGCAAACTCCAATGTCTCTGTACGTGTTGCACCCGGAACCATCCACGGCATCATAGGCGAAAATGGTGCCGGAAAATCGACCTTGATGAGTATCGTCTACGGCTATTACCGGGCCGACAGCGGCGAGATTCTAGTCAATGGTCAAAGCACAAATATCAAGGGCCCCGAGCATGCCATCGCCAGCGGCATCGGTATGGTGCATCAGCATTTTATGCTGGTGGACACGTTTACCGTGTTGGAGAACATCGTGCTCGGCGTGGAAACTGGGCGCCTGCTGGCGCCTAGCCTGGCAGCGGCACGCGGAGAATTGGAACGCCTGGAGCGCGATTACAATCTTGAAGTCGATCCCGACGCCATCGTCGGCGAACTTCCAGTCGGCGTTCAGCAACGCGTGGAAATTCTGAAGGCGCTTTACCGCGGCGCTGATATTCTCATTCTCGATGAGCCCACCGGCGTCCTCACGCCGCAAGAGGTCGATCATTTATTCCGCATCCTGGCGGCGCTGCGCGAGCAGGGCAAGACGATCATCCTGATCACCCACAAGCTGCGCGAGATCATGGCGCTGACCGACGAGGTGACCGTGATGCGCGGCGGCGAAGTGGTCGCACAGGTGGACACCGCCGAAACAACGCGCGAGCAACTAGCGGCGATGATGGTCGGTCGCACCGTCCTCTTGCAGGTCGAAAAAGCCGAAGCGCATCCGGGCGAAGCGCTGCTCGAAATCGAGGCGTTGAACGTCAATGACCGGAACGGACTACCACGCGTCAAGAATGTGAGCTTCTCGGTGCGGGCAGGTGAAATTGTCGGCATAGCCGGGGTCGCCGGAAACGGCCAATCAGAACTGCTCGAGGCGCTCGCCGGCATTCTGCCGCCAAAATCGGGCCGCATTCGCATCAAGGGCGAAGAGATTTCCGGCAGCACGGCGCGCGGCGCGCGCAATGTGCGCGCGGCCGGCGTCGGACACGTGCCGGAAGATCGCCAGCGCATGGGCCTGGTGACATCGTTCGAAGCCTGCGAATCCGGCATTCTTGGCTACCATCGGGATGGGAAGTACAACGGCAAGATCTTGATGGATTACGCTGCCGTAGTTGCCGATGTCGGCCGGCAGATGACGGAGTATGACGTGCGCCCGCCGCTGCCACGACTGCGCACCGGCGCCTTCTCCGGCGGCAACCAGCAGAAAATTGTGCTCGGCCGCGAAATGGACCGCGACCCAGATGTCCTGCTCGTGGGACAGCCGACGCGCGGCGTCGATATCGGCGCGATTGAATTTATCCACCGGCGTTTGGTCGCTATGCGCGATTCTGGCAAGGCGGTGCTTCTGGTTTCGGTCGAGCTCGACGAAATTATGTCCCTTTCCGACCGCATCTTGGTGATGTTTAACGGTGAAATCGTCGGTGAGGTGATGGTAGGTGACGCCAACGAACAGATGCTTGGCCTGATGATGGCGGGCGAGCGCCAAGCCGCGCCGCAAGCGGCCGGTCGGTGA
- a CDS encoding aspartate dehydrogenase, with protein sequence MQTVIIGLGAIGRMIVDGLADNESPVRLAGVLVRPQRAAEAREELPPHVAVFTSAEEVVAARPDMVVECAGQAALRQYGETVLGAGLDLMVVATGALAESDYRARLMAAAEKGDARLHVPAGATAGLDGLGALRAGGLENVIYVSTKPSHAWKGTPAEQNFDLDALTEQTVIFEGRAEAAALDYPQNANLAATIAMAGAGFDNTIVRLVADPDASINCGRIEAQGKFGHMIMEMRGQPMASNPKTSAVTALSLIYALKKETSRFVI encoded by the coding sequence ATGCAAACCGTTATCATTGGGCTGGGCGCTATTGGACGCATGATCGTCGATGGGCTGGCGGATAATGAGTCTCCTGTTCGACTTGCCGGGGTCCTGGTCCGCCCGCAGCGCGCCGCCGAAGCGCGCGAGGAATTGCCGCCGCATGTGGCGGTCTTCACCTCAGCCGAAGAAGTCGTCGCCGCGCGGCCCGATATGGTGGTGGAGTGCGCCGGACAGGCGGCGCTTAGGCAGTACGGCGAAACGGTGCTTGGCGCTGGCCTCGATCTGATGGTGGTCGCCACCGGCGCGCTGGCCGAGAGCGACTATCGCGCGCGCTTGATGGCAGCGGCGGAGAAAGGCGATGCGCGCTTGCACGTGCCCGCCGGGGCCACGGCCGGGTTGGACGGCTTGGGCGCGCTCCGCGCCGGCGGTTTGGAGAATGTCATCTATGTATCTACCAAGCCGAGCCACGCTTGGAAGGGGACTCCGGCCGAACAAAATTTCGATCTTGATGCACTGACTGAACAAACAGTAATTTTTGAAGGCCGCGCCGAAGCCGCGGCGCTCGATTATCCGCAAAATGCCAACCTCGCCGCCACCATCGCCATGGCCGGCGCCGGCTTTGATAACACCATCGTGCGCTTGGTGGCGGACCCGGACGCCAGCATCAATTGTGGGCGCATCGAGGCACAAGGTAAGTTCGGCCATATGATCATGGAAATGCGCGGCCAGCCGATGGCGAGTAATCCCAAGACCTCGGCCGTCACCGCGCTCAGCCTGATCTATGCCCTCAAAAAAGAGACCAGCCGCTTCGTTATCTAG